The proteins below are encoded in one region of Rhododendron vialii isolate Sample 1 chromosome 7a, ASM3025357v1:
- the LOC131333717 gene encoding ferredoxin C 2, chloroplastic isoform X1 — MNLQAPCTFSTLLRPKPPLYRRLPPLKCCLTTTPELQMPVGVGVPSHKVTVHDRKRGLVHEFFVPEDQYILHTAEAQSISLPFACRHGCCTSCAVRVKSGQIRQPEALGISAELKSKGYALLCVGFPSSDIEVETQDEDEVYWLQFGRYFARGPIERDDYALELAMGDE, encoded by the exons ATGAATCTCCAAGCTCCGTGTACCTTCTCCACCCTCCTCCGCCCGAAACCGCCGCTTTACCGGCGTCTACCTCCGCTCAAATGCTGCCTCACAACGACGCCGGAGCTCCAGATGCCTGTAGGAGTCGGGGTCCCCTCCCATAAAGTCACCGTCCACGACAGGAAACGTGGGCTCGTTCACGAGTTCTTCGTGCCCGAG GACCAGTATATACTGCACACTGCGGAGGCTCAGAGTATATCTCTCCCGTTCGCTTGCAGGCACG GTTGTTGCACTAGCTGTGCTGTTCGCGTAAAATCTGGCCAAATTAGACAGCCTGAAGCATTAGGGATATCTGCAGAGCTGAAATCTAAG GGCTATGCACTTCTTTGCGTGGGCTTCCCTTCTTCTGATATTGAAGTTGAAACACAAGATGAGGATGAG GTGTATTGGCTTCAGTTTGGAAGATATTTTGCTAGAGGTCCAATA GAAAGAGATGACTATGCGTTGGAGTTAGCTATGGGTGATGAGTAA
- the LOC131333717 gene encoding ferredoxin C 2, chloroplastic isoform X2 codes for MNLQAPCTFSTLLRPKPPLYRRLPPLKCCLTTTPELQMPVGVGVPSHKVTVHDRKRGLVHEFFVPEDQYILHTAEAQSISLPFACRHGCCTSCAVRVKSGQIRQPEALGISAELKSKGYALLCVGFPSSDIEVETQDEDEERDDYALELAMGDE; via the exons ATGAATCTCCAAGCTCCGTGTACCTTCTCCACCCTCCTCCGCCCGAAACCGCCGCTTTACCGGCGTCTACCTCCGCTCAAATGCTGCCTCACAACGACGCCGGAGCTCCAGATGCCTGTAGGAGTCGGGGTCCCCTCCCATAAAGTCACCGTCCACGACAGGAAACGTGGGCTCGTTCACGAGTTCTTCGTGCCCGAG GACCAGTATATACTGCACACTGCGGAGGCTCAGAGTATATCTCTCCCGTTCGCTTGCAGGCACG GTTGTTGCACTAGCTGTGCTGTTCGCGTAAAATCTGGCCAAATTAGACAGCCTGAAGCATTAGGGATATCTGCAGAGCTGAAATCTAAG GGCTATGCACTTCTTTGCGTGGGCTTCCCTTCTTCTGATATTGAAGTTGAAACACAAGATGAGGATGAG GAAAGAGATGACTATGCGTTGGAGTTAGCTATGGGTGATGAGTAA